The nucleotide sequence GGCGATGCGGCCATATTCCAGCGGCGGCAGGGTGTCGGCGATGGTGTCGCCGACTTGGGCGCCCGGGTTGGCGCGCTGCGCGTCTGCCAGCGAAATCTGGTTCGAGGAGTTCTCGACTTGCTCGACGACCAGCATGTGGCGCGACAGCCGGAGCTCGCCCTTCTTGGCGTCGATCTCGGCGTGAACGTCGGTCTCGCTGCCGTAACGGGCGCGGGCCGCCTTGGCGATGGCATCTTCCATCGCAGCGATCACGATCCCGCGGTCGATCGACTTTTCGCGGGCGACCGCGTCTGCGATCTGCAGCAGTTCGAGTTTGTTGGCACTGACGGCCATGGCCTAGTCTCCTTCGGTAGGATCGATCTCGCCTCTGCGCAGTCTTTCTGCGGCGAGGCGGTGTTTCTTGGTATTGGTCGGCTCCGGCTTCGTGCCGGGCTTGCTTCCGGTCTTGCTTGCGATCTTGGGCTTCGGTTTGTTACTCTTGGCCGGATCGCTCTTCCTTGCGTGCGGCGGGGGCGGCGGGGTCAACCCGAGATTCTGCTTCAATTCGCGCTCGGCCTGCTTGCCGCGCCGCATCGATTCCGCAATCAATTCGTCGGTCAGAACCAGCCGTGCCTCGGAAATGTCCTCCATCACCAAAAGCACGTCGGCATCTTCATCCGCGCGTGTGTCATCCCGATGTAACCGCACGGCATTATCTTCGACGCCGGCCAGCGTACCACGGAAACGCTTGCGGCCCTGATGGGCGACCGCCATTTCGATCTTGACGAGGTGACCGTTGAAGCGCTCGAAATCGGAACGGCGCACCAGCGGGCGATCGATGCCCGGCGAGGATATCTCCAGCCGGTAGGCGCGGTCGATCGGATCGGCGACGTCGAGCACCGGCGACAGCGCCCGCGAAATCGCCTCGCAATCCTCGATCTGCATCGATCCGTCGGGCCGTTCGGCCATGATCTGGACGGTGCAGCCGGCCTCGCCTGAAATCTTGATCCGGACCAGCCGGTAGCCCATTCCCTGCAAAACCGGTCCGGCCACCGCCGACACCCGCGCGGCCGCGCCCGGCTCGACGACGAGACGGGGCTCGGCCAGCAACTCGGCATCCACGGAACCAGCAGTTGGATCGGTCATGTCCAGTGTCAAAAGCGTCTTACTTGCATGGGTTTAGGCCGGGTCTAGCCGCGATCCGGCCGGTTCCCTGAGCCGCGCCTGCCGCCCATTCTGGGCAGGGCAGGTTCAGGTAATAAAAAAGAGCGGGTCCCGCGGGGCCCACTCTCAATACGCGATCGTATGAGAACCATAAGTTGCCGCGGATATAGCGGTTTTTCCGCAATCCGACAAGGCCCGCGATCCCGTTAAGTCCGATTTTGCCAAGCTGCAAGAGGGGGATGAAATCTAACCCTTCATTCATGAACGCTGCCTAGATTTCCCGAAAACCAGCCAATTCGGCCGGTTTGGATGGGTTTATGATAATTTCACCATCGCTGATCCCGGAACTCGACGACATTGTCAGTCGTGGCGACCCCAAGCGCCGCGCCGATGCCGCGCGTCGTATCAGCGAGCTTTTCCTGCAGGGCGCGGCGAGCTTCCGCTCCGACCATGTCGAGCTGTTTGACGATGTACTGACCAGTCTCGTCCCGCATGCCGAGATTGAAGCGCGCGCCGAACTGGCTGAGCGCTTGTCGATGCTGGCGAACGCGCCGCGCGGTCTGGTCGGCCAACTCGCCCATGAAGATGAAATTGCCATCGCAGGCCCGCTGCTGCGGCGCTCGCCGGTCATCGACGAAAAGATGCTGGTCGAAATTGCTTCCGTGAAGGGCCAGGATCATCTGCTGGCGATGACGGAACGGCCCACGCTTTCAACCGATCTCACCGACGTCATCGTCGCCCGCGGCGACCGCGACGTTGTCAGGCGCGCCGCCGGCAATGCAGGCGCCGCCTTCTCGTCGAGCAGCTATTCGACGCTGATCAAGCGCGCAGGTCAGGATGGCGTGCTGACGATCAGGCTCGGCCAGCGCGACGATCTGTCGCCTACGCAATTGAAGGAGCTGCTCTCCGGCTCCATCGACGTCATCCGCCGCCGCCTGTTCCAGGTCGTCAAACCCGAACGGCAGGCCGACATCAAGCAGGCAATGACCGCGATCACCGGCCCGTCCGAACGCGAGGAGCGGCGCGACTTTGCGCCGGCACAGCGCACGGTGCTGAAGCTCCACCGCGAGGGCATGCTCGGCGAAGGCGCCTTGCTCAACTTTGCCAAGGCCTTCAAATACGAGGAGTCGGTCGCCGCGCTGTCGGCGATGACCGGCGTCAAGATCGAAACCCTCGACCGCCTGATCAGCGGCGACCGCTATGATCCGATCCTGATAGCCGGGAGGTCCATCGATATCGAATGGGCAACGGTGCGCGCGCTGATTTTGCTTCGGCTCGGTCCGAACCGGACGGCATCTCCCGCCGACATCGAAAACGCGCGGGTCAACTACGTGCGCCTGATGCCGTCGACCGCCCAGCGCGTCGTCGCATTCTGGAAGACGCGGTAATCTACCCAACCCGCCGAAACCGCAAATACGCCGCGACGCGTCCCTCGCGCTCCGCTTTGCGGCCGTAGCGCGTCATGGTGTAGCCGTCCCACGGCTTTTGCCAGTCGGCAGCGCGCTCCGCAGTCCAGAGAAAATCCGCCGAGCGCAACAGGTGCGCCAGCGTCCATGCAACATAATCGTCGATGTCGCTGACGAAACGAAACTCGCCGCCCGCTTTAAGGATGCGCGCCATCGCGTTGACCGTCGCGTCCTGCACGAAGCGCCGCTTCCAGTGCCGCCGCTTCGGCCAGGGATCGGGATGGATCAGGTCGATCCGCGCCAGCGATCGCGGCGGGGCCCAGGCCAATAGCTCCGCGGCGTCGCCGGCATAGAGGCGGATGTTGCTAATGTTGTGGACCTCGATCTGGGTGAGGATCTTGGCCATGCCGTTGACATACGGCTCGCACCCGATGAACCCGATATTCGGATAGGCCTGCGCCTCCGCGATCAGATGCTCGCCGCCGCCGAAACCGATTTCGAGCCTGACATCCTCGATTTCGCCTTCGAAGAGATCGGCAAGATGTTCCGGCGCGGGCGCCCCGATATCGAGCGCCAGATGCGGCAGCAGATGATCTATCAGCTCGGCCTGGTGGATGCGGAGCTTGTGGCCCTTGCGGCGGCCGAAGAACGAGCCGCGCGCATGTGCCGACGCGCCGTCATCCGGCGTCGCCTCGCGGTCGCCGGTATCGCGCGGTGAGACCATCATCGCAGCGTCTGGTACAGCCGGTACAACAGCCGCGCCCTCGGCTCGATCGAGGAGATGTACATCTGCTCGTGATGGGTATGCGCGCCCTGGCCGTCGACACCGAGCCCGTCCAGCGTTGCGGTATGCGGCGCGGTGAAATTGCCGTCAGAGCCGCCGCCGGTCGACGTATCGACCAGATCGAAACCGATCTCGGCCGCAATCGTCCTGGCATGCTCGTAGAGCGCGGCGCCGGCGTTGCTCTTTTCGTAAGGCGGACGGTTCAACTCGCCGATCACCTTGACCGTGACGCCCTCGGTGCGCGATTTCAGATTGAGGATTTTGGCGGTGATCTCCTCGGAATCCGATATCGTCGGCACGCGCAAGTCGACCTCGGCATAGGCGTCCTCCGCAATTACGTTCGGCCTTGTGCCGCCTCTGACAACACCGACATTGACGGTGATGCCGCGCGCGAGATCGTTCATCGCCTCCAGCGTTTGAATGACGTTGCCGAGTTCGCGGATGGCGCTGCGGCCGTCCTCGGGCCGGGTGCCGGCGTGCGAGGGCACGCCCTTGATGAAGACCTCAAAGCGCCCGACGCCCTTGCGCCCCGTCACGATCTTGCCGCCGTCGCGCGCCGGTTCAGTGACCAGCACATATTTCGCCTTTTTCCCCTCGGCCTCGATCAGCGCGCGCGAGGTCGGGCTGCCGATCTCTTCATCGGAGACATAGAGCTGGGTGATGCCGAGCGGCGGCCGCGCGCCCTCAGTGCAGACCTGCCGAAACGCATGATAGGCGAGATAGGCGCCGCCCTTCATGTCGTAGATGCCCGGGCCGAACGCGCTGTCACCATCGATCCGGAAAGGCAGGCGCTCGATGAAGCCAAGCGGATGCACCGTATCGAGGTGGCTCAGCACCAGTATTCCCGGTTCGTCCTGCCCCCATGACGAGCGCGCCACCAGATGATCGCCGCAGCCGGAGTGCCCGGCGATCCGCTCCACCGTCGCAGGCATGCCGCGATAACCCTCAGCGACGAGATCGGCGAGCTTGTTAACCTGCGCGGGTGCTTCGGTGGGGGTCTCGATCTCGACCCAGCGGCGGATGCCCTCGAGGATCGGCGTGGAATCGAACGGATTGGTTATCGTCATGTCGTATCCGATACGGCGTCATTCCTCGATGTGCAATTGCGTATCGCGTGCCCGGGCCAACGCGGGCCTCAGATGCGCAATAAAGCACACCGGGAATTATGGCATATTCCAAAATACGAAATTCTCAAACCGACACGGGATGAAAATCAGCGCGGGTCCGGGCCATCGCGCGATGCAATCTGCTCGACCAGCTCGACGATCGAGCGGCGCATCTTGGAATCGCTGATGCGCGTGAACGCGCGCGTCAGTGCGAGACCCTCCGATGTGGCGAGAAAATCGGACACGTAGGCCGGGGAGGCGCCTTCGCCGAAGCCCTCGCCATTCACCGCGCCGCTCGGCCCGCCATCGAACAGAAACGACACCGGCACCTGCAATATCTCGGAAATCTGCTGCAGGCGGCTGGCGCCGACCCGGTTGGTGCCTTTTTCGTATTTCTGAACCTGCTGGAAGGTGAGGCCGAGCGCTTCGCCCAGCTTTTCCTGGCTCATGCCCAGCATGATGCGGCGCATCCGGACGCGGCTGCCGACATATTTGTCAACCGGATTGGGCGCTTTGGTGGACATCTAGATCACTCCTGGGATCGCGCGCCGGGAATGAGGCAGTGGAAAGACGATGCCTCAGGCGCGCCGTGACCGTCATATCCTGCTCGGAGGATCGGGTAGAATTGCGGGACGATCTGAGCAATGAAGTGACTGGTTGTTGTTCTTGGCTTGCAACCGCAGAAAGCGAATCGCAGGCTGTCTGTCAACTGGTGGAACCGCGCAGTCAGCTTTTTTAGTAAACCAGCAACAGCCAGCGATGAGCAAATCTCAGGCAGCCTGCTTTGCAGCGCGGCGCCTGACGACTAACAGCAGGGCGGCGGCCACGATGATGGCGGCCGGGATATCTCCAAGACGAGCATAAATCGTCGGCGGCAGCGGCGACGGCAGGCCGGCGTCCAGCACACCTTCGATGCCGAGGCCGAGCCGTGCCACAATCCGCCCCGAAGGATCGATCACCGCCGAGATGCCGGTGTTGGCGGCGCGCACCATCGGCAGCCCTTCCTCGATCGCACGCAGCCGCGCCTGCTGCAGGTGCTGATGGGGGCCGGTCGAATTTCCGAACCAGCCGTCATTGGTCAAATTGACGATCCAGCCGGGGCGATCGTCACGCGCTGCAACATTTCCGGGAAAAATCGCTTCGTAACAAATCAATGGTAGCGCGCGCGGCGCGTTCGGTATCTCCATCGCGCGCCGCCGCGTGCCCGGAATGAAGCCGCCATGCACCTTTGTGAGTTGCACGAAGCCGAGCTTTTCCATCCACTCCTGAAACGGCAAATATTCGCCGAACGGCACCAGATGCAGCTTGTCGTAAACCGACAGCACGCCACCGTCATGGTCGATCACATATATCGAGTTGTAGGCACGGCTGACGCGGGCGCCGGGGGGGCCGTCGGGCGCGCGCACCGATCCGGTCATCAGCACAGTGCCTTTGGGCAGCAGCTCGGCGATCTGCGCCATCGCGTCCGCCTCGCGGGTCAGGAAGAACGGGAAAGCCGATTCCGGCCAGATCAGGATCTGCACGTCGCGCACGCCGGTGGATTGCGGTCCTGAAGCGCGGTCGGAAAGCGTCAGGTATTTCTGCATCACCTCCGCCTTGGCGGCGTAGTTGAATTTGACGTCCTGCTGCAGGTTCGGCTGCATGATGCGCAGCTTGACCTTGGTCAACTCGGTCGGCTGCAGCGACAGCCGTGCGGCGCCGTAGGCCCCCATGGCAACGAGCAGCGACAGCGCCGCCACCGGCGCGATCCAGGGTTTTCGGCCGCGCGAAGACCCGTCGATCAGCGCCGCCGGGCTGGCAAAGATCGCGACGCTGAGGAAGGTCATGCCCCACAGTCCGATCAGCGACGCGGCTTGCGCCAGCGCCAGGGGTTCCGACAGCGCGTAGCCGAAGGCATTCCAGGGGAAGCCCGACAGCACATAGCCGCGCAGCCATTCGCTGACCGTGAGCCCGATCGCGAGCGCCAGCACCCGCGAAGCATCCCGCGTCCAGATCAGCCGCGCCAGCGCGAAGCCGACCGCCGGAAATAAGGCAAGATAGGCCGGCAGGCCGAGCACCGCGAACGGCATCAGCCAGGCGAAAGTCGGCGCGTCGACCAGGAAGGCGTTGCCGATCCAGTAGAGCCCGGGCACAAAATAGCCGAGCCCGAACCAGAAGCCCGACATCGCCGCCGCCGGCACGCCGCGCCGTTTTCCGGCCGCCGCCCCGTCGATCAGCCAGACCACGACCGGAAAGGTCACGAACAGCACCGGCCAGGCATTGAACGGCGCCATCGCAAGCGCCGACAGCATGCCGGCGGTAAGCGCGATCACCGCGCGCTTCCAGCCCCAGGCCAGGATGATCGAAAGTCCCGCGAGGCGAAATCTGCTGGATGAAATCACTGCGAGCCGGCTCCATCGCCGGAGCTCGGCGGTGTATTGTCATTGGTCGGCGGCACGCTGCTGTCGGGCGCAGCCTCGCGGCGGCTTCGTTCGCGCGTCGCGCGCGGCGCCGGCCGCTCTTTCCGGATCCCGATCCGCAGCCGCTTGACCCGCCGCGGATCGGCATCGAGCACCTCGATCTCGAAATTGCCCGGGCCCGCAATGACCTCGCCGCGTACCGGCAGGCGGCCGACCTGCGCCACCAGGTAGCCCCCCAGCGTCTCGACTTCCTCGCCGGCCTCGCCGGTGATGAATTCCTCGCCGATCATCTTGCGCGCATCCTCGAGGCTGGCGCGGGCGTCGGCGATGAATGCATTATCTCCCTGCCGGATGATCGACGGCGGCTCGTCGCTGTCGTGCTCGTCGTCGATCTCGCCGACGATCTGCTCGACGATGTCCTCGATCGACACCAGCCCGTCGGTGCCGCCATATTCGTCGACCACCAGCGCCAGGTGGATGCGCGAGGCCTGCATCTGCACCAGCAGGTCGATCGCCCGCATCGACGGCGGCACATACAAAAGCTTGCGAATAATGTTGGCGTCGGCGAGCGGCGATGCGAGGTCGACCGCGCGCAGGTCGAGGCCCGCCGGGAACGGCTTCTTGCGCTTGGGCTTGGTCGTATCGCCGACCCGCGCCTTCGCGGTCATGAACGCCAGGAGGTCGCGGATGTGAACGATGCCCTCGGGGTCGTCGAGCGTTTCGTTGTAGACCACGAGCCGCGAATGCGCCGCGCTCTCGAACAGGCTCATTAGTTCGCCGAGCGGAATATCCCGCTTCACCGCGACGATGTCGGCGCGGTGCACCATCACGTCGGCGATCCGCCGCTCGTTCAGGCCGAGGATGTTGCGCAGCATGGTGCGCTCGATGGCGGAGAAGCCGACATCATCCGGGGTGGAGGCGTCGAGCACGACCTGGAGATCGGCGCGGACCGATCCTGCCCTCCAGCCGAACAGCGTGCGGATCGCGCGCATCAGCCAGCTATCGGCGGTCGGACGCAGCACCTCGCCTTCCTGCACCACCACTGGCAGGTTGCGCGTATCGCGCGGGTTGTCCTGTATCGGGTCGGAGT is from Bradyrhizobium sp. AZCC 2176 and encodes:
- a CDS encoding M20 family metallopeptidase, giving the protein MTITNPFDSTPILEGIRRWVEIETPTEAPAQVNKLADLVAEGYRGMPATVERIAGHSGCGDHLVARSSWGQDEPGILVLSHLDTVHPLGFIERLPFRIDGDSAFGPGIYDMKGGAYLAYHAFRQVCTEGARPPLGITQLYVSDEEIGSPTSRALIEAEGKKAKYVLVTEPARDGGKIVTGRKGVGRFEVFIKGVPSHAGTRPEDGRSAIRELGNVIQTLEAMNDLARGITVNVGVVRGGTRPNVIAEDAYAEVDLRVPTISDSEEITAKILNLKSRTEGVTVKVIGELNRPPYEKSNAGAALYEHARTIAAEIGFDLVDTSTGGGSDGNFTAPHTATLDGLGVDGQGAHTHHEQMYISSIEPRARLLYRLYQTLR
- the lnt gene encoding apolipoprotein N-acyltransferase, which translates into the protein MISSSRFRLAGLSIILAWGWKRAVIALTAGMLSALAMAPFNAWPVLFVTFPVVVWLIDGAAAGKRRGVPAAAMSGFWFGLGYFVPGLYWIGNAFLVDAPTFAWLMPFAVLGLPAYLALFPAVGFALARLIWTRDASRVLALAIGLTVSEWLRGYVLSGFPWNAFGYALSEPLALAQAASLIGLWGMTFLSVAIFASPAALIDGSSRGRKPWIAPVAALSLLVAMGAYGAARLSLQPTELTKVKLRIMQPNLQQDVKFNYAAKAEVMQKYLTLSDRASGPQSTGVRDVQILIWPESAFPFFLTREADAMAQIAELLPKGTVLMTGSVRAPDGPPGARVSRAYNSIYVIDHDGGVLSVYDKLHLVPFGEYLPFQEWMEKLGFVQLTKVHGGFIPGTRRRAMEIPNAPRALPLICYEAIFPGNVAARDDRPGWIVNLTNDGWFGNSTGPHQHLQQARLRAIEEGLPMVRAANTGISAVIDPSGRIVARLGLGIEGVLDAGLPSPLPPTIYARLGDIPAAIIVAAALLLVVRRRAAKQAA
- a CDS encoding helix-turn-helix domain-containing protein, encoding MSTKAPNPVDKYVGSRVRMRRIMLGMSQEKLGEALGLTFQQVQKYEKGTNRVGASRLQQISEILQVPVSFLFDGGPSGAVNGEGFGEGASPAYVSDFLATSEGLALTRAFTRISDSKMRRSIVELVEQIASRDGPDPR
- a CDS encoding DUF2336 domain-containing protein, encoding MIISPSLIPELDDIVSRGDPKRRADAARRISELFLQGAASFRSDHVELFDDVLTSLVPHAEIEARAELAERLSMLANAPRGLVGQLAHEDEIAIAGPLLRRSPVIDEKMLVEIASVKGQDHLLAMTERPTLSTDLTDVIVARGDRDVVRRAAGNAGAAFSSSSYSTLIKRAGQDGVLTIRLGQRDDLSPTQLKELLSGSIDVIRRRLFQVVKPERQADIKQAMTAITGPSEREERRDFAPAQRTVLKLHREGMLGEGALLNFAKAFKYEESVAALSAMTGVKIETLDRLISGDRYDPILIAGRSIDIEWATVRALILLRLGPNRTASPADIENARVNYVRLMPSTAQRVVAFWKTR
- the rimP gene encoding ribosome maturation factor RimP, translating into MTDPTAGSVDAELLAEPRLVVEPGAAARVSAVAGPVLQGMGYRLVRIKISGEAGCTVQIMAERPDGSMQIEDCEAISRALSPVLDVADPIDRAYRLEISSPGIDRPLVRRSDFERFNGHLVKIEMAVAHQGRKRFRGTLAGVEDNAVRLHRDDTRADEDADVLLVMEDISEARLVLTDELIAESMRRGKQAERELKQNLGLTPPPPPHARKSDPAKSNKPKPKIASKTGSKPGTKPEPTNTKKHRLAAERLRRGEIDPTEGD
- the trmB gene encoding tRNA (guanosine(46)-N7)-methyltransferase TrmB yields the protein MVSPRDTGDREATPDDGASAHARGSFFGRRKGHKLRIHQAELIDHLLPHLALDIGAPAPEHLADLFEGEIEDVRLEIGFGGGEHLIAEAQAYPNIGFIGCEPYVNGMAKILTQIEVHNISNIRLYAGDAAELLAWAPPRSLARIDLIHPDPWPKRRHWKRRFVQDATVNAMARILKAGGEFRFVSDIDDYVAWTLAHLLRSADFLWTAERAADWQKPWDGYTMTRYGRKAEREGRVAAYLRFRRVG
- a CDS encoding hemolysin family protein — protein: MPDSDPIQDNPRDTRNLPVVVQEGEVLRPTADSWLMRAIRTLFGWRAGSVRADLQVVLDASTPDDVGFSAIERTMLRNILGLNERRIADVMVHRADIVAVKRDIPLGELMSLFESAAHSRLVVYNETLDDPEGIVHIRDLLAFMTAKARVGDTTKPKRKKPFPAGLDLRAVDLASPLADANIIRKLLYVPPSMRAIDLLVQMQASRIHLALVVDEYGGTDGLVSIEDIVEQIVGEIDDEHDSDEPPSIIRQGDNAFIADARASLEDARKMIGEEFITGEAGEEVETLGGYLVAQVGRLPVRGEVIAGPGNFEIEVLDADPRRVKRLRIGIRKERPAPRATRERSRREAAPDSSVPPTNDNTPPSSGDGAGSQ